One segment of Camelus bactrianus isolate YW-2024 breed Bactrian camel chromosome 27, ASM4877302v1, whole genome shotgun sequence DNA contains the following:
- the INSYN1 gene encoding inhibitory synaptic factor 1 has translation MNIRGTPDLGQPSDDPSSGGERERIRQRMKMVIGQLEGILRELKEVAKELREVVSQIDKLTSDFDFELEPDDWTTATVSSTSSSDKAGVGGPFDLGHLDFVTADILSDSWEFCSFLDIPTPSDSVDGPEPARPGAGPDYRLMNGGTPIPNGPRVETPDSSSEEAFSAGPPKGQLPQRTPGTRERVRFSDKVLYHALCCDDEEGDGVEEAAEEEAGLSPEPPHTEAPAGALKPSPAPYKPRRSPLTGRCSGPTLAPEQTRRVTRNSSTQTVSDKSTQTVLPYTARQKAKGKN, from the exons ATGAACATTCGGGGCACCCCGGACCTCGGGCAGCCCAGTGACGACCCCAGCAGTGGTGGTGAGCGGGAGCGGATTCGACAACGCATGAAGATGGTCATCGGGCAGCTTGAGGGCATCCTGCGAGAGCTCAAGGAGGTGGCCAAGGAGCTAAGGGAG GTGGTGAGCCAGATCGATAAGCTAACCTCAGACTTCGACTTTGAACTGGAGCCGGATGACTGGACCACAGCCACTGTGAGCAGCACCTCCAGCAGCGACAAAGCAGGTGTGGGCGGCCCCTTTGACCTGGGCCACCTGGACTTCGTGACAGCCGACATCCTCTCGGACAGCTGGGAGTTCTGCTCCTTCCTGGACATCCCCACCCCCTCAGACTCCGTGGACGGCCCCGAGCCTGCCCGGCCGGGGGCTGGCCCTGACTACCGGCTCATGAACGGCGGCACGCCCATCCCCAACGGGCCCCGGGTGGAGACCCCGGACTCCTCCAGCGAGGAGGCCTTCAGTGCCGGCCCCCCGAAGGGCCAGCTGCCCCAGCGGACCCCGGGCACGCGGGAGAGGGTGCGCTTCAGCGACAAAGTGCTCTACCATGCTCTGTGCTGTGACGACGAGGAGGGGGATGGCGTGGAGGAGGCGGCAGAGGAGGAGGCGGGCCTGTCCCCAGAGCCTCCCCACACAGAGGCCCCGGCTGGCGCCCTCAAGCCCTCCCCGGCTCCCTACAAGCCGAGGCGCTCGCCGCTGACTGGCCGCTGCTCGGGCCCGACCTTGGCCCCCGAGCAGACCCGAAGGGTCACGAGGAACAGCAGCACCCAAACGGTGTCAGACAAGAGCACTCAGACGGTGCTGCCCTACACGGCCAGACAGAAAGCCAAGGGGAAAAACTAG